In Capillimicrobium parvum, a genomic segment contains:
- a CDS encoding VIT1/CCC1 transporter family protein — protein sequence MARPHAEQHRAGSGNALRAAVLGANDGLVSDLSLVMGVAGASLGSTQILITGLAGLVAGAFSMAMGEWISVTSARELYARELRIEGRELRDMPEAEHAELAEIYRRKGLDAELADRVATALSASPETALDTHAREELGIDPDELGGSALQAAVASFGLFCIGAIPPVAPFAFLDGDTAVAVSLALSCVALFGIGAAITRLTGRSPWYSGARQLAFGVGAAVVSYAIGVLIGSIV from the coding sequence ATGGCGCGTCCCCACGCCGAGCAGCACCGGGCGGGCAGCGGCAACGCGCTGCGCGCCGCGGTGCTGGGCGCCAACGACGGGCTGGTCTCCGACCTGAGCCTCGTCATGGGCGTCGCCGGCGCGTCGCTGGGCAGCACGCAGATCCTCATCACCGGCCTGGCCGGGCTCGTCGCCGGCGCGTTCTCGATGGCGATGGGCGAGTGGATCTCGGTGACGAGCGCGCGCGAGCTCTACGCGCGCGAGCTGCGCATCGAGGGGCGCGAGCTGCGCGACATGCCGGAGGCCGAGCATGCCGAGCTCGCGGAGATCTACCGGCGCAAGGGCCTGGACGCCGAGCTCGCCGACCGGGTCGCCACCGCGCTCTCGGCGTCGCCGGAGACGGCGCTGGACACGCACGCGCGCGAGGAGCTCGGGATCGATCCCGACGAGCTCGGCGGATCGGCGCTGCAGGCCGCGGTGGCATCGTTCGGCCTGTTCTGCATCGGGGCGATCCCGCCGGTCGCGCCGTTCGCGTTCCTCGACGGGGACACCGCCGTCGCGGTCAGCCTGGCGCTGTCGTGCGTCGCCCTGTTCGGGATCGGGGCGGCGATCACCCGCCTCACCGGACGGTCGCCGTGGTACTCGGGCGCCCGCCAGCTCGCGTTCGGCGTGGGGGCGGCGGTCGTCAGCTACGCGATCGGGGTCCTCATCGGCTCGATCGTGTAG
- a CDS encoding acetolactate synthase large subunit gives MSKRRASDLFVECLEAEGVRHVFGIPGEETLDLNESLADSSIEFIPVRHEQGGAYMADMAGRLTGRAGVCLGTLGPGALNLVTAVADAYLDRAPLVALTGQGDLERMHKESHQYIDLVEVMRPITKWNARLMAPEIIPEVVRKAFKVAESEKPGATHLELPEDVMAEEVDATPLPRRRPVLPEPGARELLKAADVIRSALNPVVLAGNGVVRAGAAPALREFARATGIPVAETFMGKGVLDYTDPRALGTVGLQSRDYAMAGFEDADVVIAVGYDLVEHSPKHWNPSGDKRIVVIDSDQAEIDEYFTPEVELVGDIYHVLSRLAMDCRHARSDPVRAESVRLREVVLGRFEAAQTDDAFPMQPPRVLWELRQALGRQDILVSDVGLHKLWIGRMFPAHEPNTVMIANGLAGMGFAIPCAIAAKLVHPERNVVTVSGDGGALMNFQELETATRLRTAVVNVIWENRQYGSIVWKQDKKFGRHFGTDFTNPDFVRLAESFGLPAWRCESTEDFGRHLRHALTLDVPSMIVVPIDYSIDVAIEELGTETVVT, from the coding sequence GTGAGCAAGCGGCGCGCCTCGGACCTGTTCGTCGAGTGCCTCGAGGCGGAGGGTGTTCGTCATGTGTTCGGCATCCCGGGCGAGGAGACGCTGGATCTCAACGAGTCGCTCGCCGACTCGTCGATCGAGTTCATCCCTGTTCGACACGAGCAGGGCGGGGCCTACATGGCCGACATGGCCGGCCGGCTCACCGGCCGCGCCGGGGTCTGCCTCGGCACGCTCGGCCCCGGGGCGCTGAACCTCGTCACCGCCGTCGCGGACGCCTACCTCGACCGCGCGCCGCTCGTGGCGCTCACCGGGCAGGGCGACCTCGAGCGCATGCACAAGGAGTCGCATCAGTACATCGACCTCGTCGAGGTGATGCGGCCCATCACGAAGTGGAACGCGCGGCTCATGGCGCCCGAGATCATCCCGGAGGTCGTGCGCAAGGCGTTCAAGGTCGCCGAGTCCGAGAAGCCCGGCGCGACGCACCTCGAGCTGCCCGAGGACGTCATGGCGGAGGAGGTCGACGCCACGCCGCTGCCCCGCCGGCGTCCCGTGCTGCCGGAGCCGGGCGCGCGCGAGCTGCTGAAGGCGGCCGACGTCATCCGCTCGGCGCTGAACCCGGTCGTGCTGGCGGGCAACGGCGTCGTGCGCGCGGGCGCCGCGCCCGCGCTGCGCGAGTTCGCCCGGGCGACCGGCATCCCCGTCGCCGAGACGTTCATGGGCAAGGGCGTCCTCGACTACACCGACCCGCGCGCGCTGGGTACCGTCGGGCTGCAGTCGCGCGACTACGCGATGGCCGGCTTCGAGGACGCCGACGTGGTGATCGCGGTCGGCTACGACCTCGTCGAGCACTCGCCCAAGCACTGGAACCCGAGCGGCGACAAGCGCATCGTGGTCATCGACTCCGACCAGGCCGAGATCGACGAGTACTTCACCCCGGAGGTCGAGCTGGTCGGCGACATCTACCACGTGCTCAGCCGCCTGGCCATGGACTGCCGCCACGCGCGCTCCGATCCCGTCCGGGCCGAGTCGGTCCGCCTGCGCGAGGTCGTGCTCGGCCGCTTCGAGGCGGCGCAGACCGACGACGCGTTCCCGATGCAGCCGCCGCGCGTGCTCTGGGAGCTGCGCCAGGCGCTCGGGCGCCAGGACATCCTCGTGTCCGACGTCGGCCTGCACAAGCTGTGGATCGGCCGGATGTTCCCGGCGCATGAGCCGAACACGGTGATGATCGCCAACGGGCTGGCCGGCATGGGCTTCGCGATCCCGTGCGCCATCGCGGCCAAGCTCGTGCATCCCGAGCGCAACGTCGTCACGGTCAGCGGCGACGGCGGCGCGCTCATGAACTTCCAGGAGCTCGAGACGGCGACGCGCCTGCGCACGGCAGTCGTGAACGTCATCTGGGAGAACCGGCAGTACGGCTCGATCGTGTGGAAGCAGGACAAGAAGTTCGGGCGCCACTTCGGCACGGACTTCACGAACCCGGACTTCGTGCGGCTGGCCGAGTCCTTCGGCCTGCCCGCGTGGCGCTGTGAGTCGACCGAGGACTTCGGTCGCCATCTCCGCCACGCCTTGACGCTTGACGTGCCTTCGATGATCGTCGTGCCGATCGACTACTCGATCGACGTGGCGATCGAGGAACTGGGAACCGAAACGGTGGTGACGTGA
- a CDS encoding NAD-dependent succinate-semialdehyde dehydrogenase has protein sequence MAATETTSEQTVLDSVRKQLFIGGRWVDATGGETLPVEDPATGATLCEIADAKVEDAKAALAAADEAFKTFREVAPRERSDILRRAYDLITERTDELALLMTLEMGKPVAESKGEIAYAANFFRWYAEEAVRINGRFTVNETGAGRVLTMQQPIGPCLFITPWNFPLAMGTRKIGPAIAAGCSMVVKPAKQTPLSMLALAGILEQAGLPGGVLNVVTSKSSGTIMEPLIRDPRTRKLSFTGSTEVGRKLIEQSAEQVLKVSMELGGNAPLLVFEDADLDKAVEGALLAKMRNGGEACTSANRIYVHESVAQEFSERLAAQIGGLKVGRGTEDGVKVGPLIDEAQRSKVAELVEDAVGKGARAVVGGNRVDGPGYFYAPTVLADLPDDAMILREEIFGPVAPVITFRSDDEAIARANDTEYGLVAYVFTQDLNRAFRVCEALDTGMIGLNQGMVSNAGAPFGGVKQSGFGREGGPEGIDEYLETKYIAMNV, from the coding sequence ATGGCGGCGACGGAGACGACGTCCGAGCAGACGGTGCTCGACTCGGTGCGCAAGCAGCTGTTCATCGGCGGCAGGTGGGTCGACGCGACCGGGGGCGAGACGCTGCCCGTCGAGGACCCGGCGACGGGCGCGACGCTGTGCGAGATCGCCGACGCGAAGGTCGAGGACGCGAAGGCCGCGCTCGCGGCGGCCGACGAGGCGTTCAAGACGTTCCGGGAGGTCGCGCCGCGCGAGCGGTCCGACATCCTGCGTCGCGCCTACGACCTGATCACCGAGCGCACCGACGAGCTCGCGCTGCTGATGACGCTCGAGATGGGCAAGCCGGTCGCCGAGTCCAAGGGCGAGATCGCCTACGCCGCGAACTTCTTCCGCTGGTACGCCGAGGAGGCGGTGCGCATCAACGGCCGCTTCACGGTCAACGAGACCGGCGCCGGCCGGGTGCTGACGATGCAGCAGCCGATCGGGCCGTGCCTGTTCATCACGCCCTGGAACTTCCCCCTGGCGATGGGCACCCGCAAGATCGGCCCGGCGATCGCCGCCGGATGCTCGATGGTCGTCAAGCCGGCCAAGCAGACGCCGCTGTCGATGCTGGCGCTCGCGGGGATCCTCGAGCAGGCCGGCCTGCCGGGCGGCGTGCTCAACGTGGTGACGTCGAAGTCGTCGGGCACGATCATGGAACCGCTGATCCGCGACCCGCGCACGCGCAAGCTGTCGTTCACGGGCTCGACCGAGGTCGGCCGCAAGCTGATCGAGCAGTCCGCCGAGCAGGTGCTGAAGGTCTCGATGGAGCTCGGCGGCAACGCGCCGCTGCTGGTCTTCGAGGACGCCGACCTCGACAAGGCGGTCGAGGGGGCGCTCCTGGCGAAGATGCGCAACGGCGGCGAGGCCTGTACGAGCGCGAACCGCATCTACGTCCACGAGTCGGTCGCCCAGGAGTTCTCCGAGCGCCTCGCCGCGCAGATCGGCGGGCTGAAGGTCGGCCGCGGCACCGAGGACGGCGTGAAGGTCGGGCCGCTCATCGACGAGGCGCAGCGCTCGAAGGTGGCCGAGCTCGTCGAAGATGCGGTGGGCAAGGGCGCCCGCGCCGTCGTCGGCGGCAACCGGGTCGACGGCCCCGGCTACTTCTACGCGCCGACGGTGCTGGCGGACCTGCCCGACGATGCGATGATCCTGCGCGAGGAGATCTTCGGGCCCGTCGCGCCGGTGATCACGTTCCGCTCCGACGACGAGGCGATCGCCCGCGCCAACGACACCGAGTACGGGCTCGTCGCGTACGTCTTCACGCAGGATCTCAACCGCGCGTTCCGGGTGTGCGAGGCGCTGGACACCGGCATGATCGGCCTCAACCAGGGCATGGTGTCCAACGCGGGCGCGCCGTTCGGCGGCGTCAAGCAGTCCGGGTTCGGCCGCGAGGGCGGCCCCGAGGGCATCGACGAGTACCTGGAGACGAAGTACATCGCCATGAACGTCTGA